A single region of the Pontibacter kalidii genome encodes:
- a CDS encoding pirin family protein, with protein sequence MIKLIPASEHHNARVGDWLDSRYLFSFADYYDPANVQFGPLRAFNHEWIKGHNGFPQHPHAEMEVVTVVMDGELTHKDSLHNEVVLKAGDVQRMTSGTGFTHSETNDTDNDTELLQLWFLPNKRGLAPSYEHMNVDFLDAKDKLVPVVTGQKVLENVPFINSNSTVYYGHVSQGGGIDFKTFKIRKTLVYVLSGSMLINNVETDRNDQVRLENQDIVSLHGNAEATFILVDVPATEVNY encoded by the coding sequence ATGATAAAACTGATACCTGCCTCAGAGCATCACAATGCGAGAGTAGGAGACTGGCTGGACTCTCGCTACCTCTTTTCCTTTGCTGATTATTACGACCCCGCCAACGTGCAATTCGGGCCTTTACGTGCGTTTAACCACGAATGGATAAAGGGCCATAATGGCTTCCCGCAGCACCCGCATGCTGAAATGGAGGTAGTAACCGTGGTTATGGACGGAGAACTGACGCACAAGGACAGCCTGCACAATGAGGTGGTGCTAAAGGCTGGCGATGTGCAGCGGATGACCTCCGGCACTGGCTTTACCCATTCCGAGACCAACGATACGGACAACGACACCGAGCTGCTGCAGCTTTGGTTCCTGCCCAACAAGCGTGGCCTGGCCCCCTCCTACGAGCACATGAACGTAGACTTCCTGGATGCCAAGGACAAGCTGGTACCGGTGGTGACGGGTCAGAAAGTGCTGGAGAATGTGCCGTTCATCAACTCAAACTCCACTGTATATTATGGTCACGTGAGCCAGGGCGGCGGGATTGATTTTAAGACGTTTAAGATCCGGAAAACGCTCGTGTACGTGCTGAGCGGCTCCATGTTGATCAACAACGTGGAAACTGACCGAAACGACCAGGTGCGCCTGGAGAACCAAGATATTGTGAGTTTGCATGGAAATGCCGAG
- a CDS encoding XRE family transcriptional regulator: protein MQLVTSNLRHLRKHASLTQAQLAEKLEIKRSLVGAYEEGRAEPKLSTLVNVARLFDVSLDDLITRDLVHEAPAGAANGEGRANGGNLRVLAITVDQEERENIELVPYKASAGYLNGYADAEFIEELPRFRLPMLGAGGTYRAFEISGDSMLPIASGTVIVGRFIEDWGQIKDGTPCIIVSQKEGVVFKRIFNKIKDASTLRLHSDNPVYSPYEVHVEDVVEIWEARSYISSTFPIADLSLDKLSSIVLDLQKEVQKLKKAE from the coding sequence ATGCAGTTGGTTACATCGAATTTAAGACACTTGCGCAAGCATGCCAGCCTGACACAGGCGCAGCTGGCCGAGAAGCTGGAGATAAAGCGCTCATTGGTGGGCGCTTACGAGGAGGGAAGGGCTGAGCCGAAACTAAGCACGCTGGTAAATGTAGCTAGGCTGTTTGATGTATCCCTCGATGACCTGATTACCCGCGATCTGGTGCATGAGGCGCCGGCTGGAGCAGCAAACGGGGAGGGGCGCGCCAATGGCGGAAACCTGCGTGTGCTGGCTATTACGGTAGATCAGGAGGAGAGGGAGAATATTGAGTTGGTACCGTATAAAGCCAGCGCCGGTTATCTGAACGGCTATGCCGACGCTGAGTTTATAGAGGAGCTGCCGCGCTTCCGCTTGCCGATGCTCGGGGCCGGCGGTACGTACCGTGCCTTCGAAATCAGCGGCGACTCCATGCTGCCGATCGCCTCCGGCACCGTCATCGTAGGCCGCTTTATAGAGGATTGGGGCCAGATAAAAGATGGCACGCCCTGCATTATCGTGAGCCAGAAAGAAGGGGTGGTGTTTAAGCGTATCTTCAACAAGATTAAGGATGCTTCCACCTTGCGCCTGCACTCTGATAACCCGGTTTACTCGCCCTACGAGGTGCACGTAGAGGATGTGGTGGAGATTTGGGAAGCAAGATCCTATATCAGTTCCACATTCCCCATTGCAGACCTTTCGCTCGACAAGCTCTCCAGCATTGTGCTCGACCTGCAGAAAGAGGTACAGAAGCTAAAGAAGGCTGAGTAA